One genomic segment of Rubripirellula amarantea includes these proteins:
- a CDS encoding SMP-30/gluconolactonase/LRE family protein encodes MSKPFLIVTFLLLAVSRLFCVASIAQENAATSDEGQSKKAANEPVYPLALCLDGDSIYVVDLDLPGVWKAGAERQLFIRGSKYLRKPLNRPRCVIMHPAGGILVADSATRDIYHIAESSDEPIANDTVGLTEGHIGIPMAMAISADKKTLYVGDAEKRATFKLPIDGGSPELVARVNARGFAWADDNTLLAVTPDANAVVKINVETGEATPLITERPYQYPNGIVWSGDEGYVTDGYGKAIWKFSLDGKTEKWHEGEPLVGPVGIAISDDSLFVADPKQKQIYQFDRKSKEAKERF; translated from the coding sequence ATGAGTAAACCTTTCCTAATCGTTACATTTTTGCTGTTGGCAGTTTCACGTTTGTTTTGCGTCGCGTCGATCGCTCAAGAAAACGCTGCGACATCAGACGAAGGGCAAAGCAAGAAGGCGGCCAATGAACCGGTCTATCCGCTCGCTTTGTGTTTAGATGGTGATTCGATCTACGTCGTTGATCTCGACTTGCCCGGAGTATGGAAAGCCGGTGCAGAACGTCAGCTCTTCATTCGGGGATCAAAGTATCTGCGAAAGCCGCTCAACCGCCCTCGCTGCGTGATCATGCACCCCGCGGGCGGAATCCTGGTCGCGGACTCGGCGACTCGCGATATCTATCACATCGCCGAGTCGTCCGACGAACCAATCGCCAACGACACGGTCGGTTTGACCGAAGGGCATATTGGGATTCCGATGGCGATGGCAATTTCCGCTGATAAGAAAACGCTGTACGTCGGCGATGCCGAAAAGCGGGCGACCTTTAAGTTGCCTATCGATGGTGGTAGTCCCGAATTGGTTGCACGTGTGAACGCTCGAGGTTTTGCCTGGGCGGATGACAATACCTTGCTTGCGGTCACTCCGGATGCCAACGCCGTTGTGAAGATCAATGTGGAAACCGGCGAAGCTACGCCGCTGATTACCGAACGACCCTACCAGTATCCCAATGGAATCGTGTGGTCAGGCGATGAAGGTTACGTGACCGACGGTTACGGAAAAGCAATCTGGAAGTTCTCTCTCGATGGCAAAACCGAGAAGTGGCATGAAGGCGAGCCCCTGGTCGGTCCCGTTGGCATCGCCATCAGTGACGATTCGTTGTTCGTTGCTGATCCGAAACAAAAACAGATCTATCAGTTCGACCGTAAAAGCAAAGAAGCGAAAGAGCGATTCTAA